The sequence CGTGGATCCCTCGAGCAACATGGTTTTGCAAGGAATAAGGTTTGGGTCATTGACAAGAATCCTCCACCTCTGCATCCTAATGATTCTATTGGAAAAGCTTATATTGACTTGCTACTTAAACCATCTGAAGAAGATTTGAAGATTTGGCCGCATAGGTATTAGCCTCTTCAACTAAAACTCATGtggtgtttcttttttctttaaaaatttagataaatcctggacatatataaaattcagaGTTGATTGAAAGCGCTTATTCATTAATTAGTTTCAGAGAGAACCATTCGGTCCAAGTCATATCATGGCATTCTTTATGAAAGTACAACCAATTGTTTCGAATGATTCTgtattgaagtaataatttctggTTTATCTTTTACAGTTTCGAGTTTCGTCTTAGGGTCTCTTTGGCTGCAGATGGGTATCTAACCTTGATATCACGCATCAGAAATATCAATTGCAAGCCTTTCAGTTTCTCTTTTGCTTACCATACATATCTGTCCATTTCTGATATCAGGTATAGAAACTTCATTGCTAAAGTAAGTAGTGGAAACCAGCATACTTTTTGTTAGTTGCAGAAATAAGATTTACTGCACATTTGCTTTGTAAACCATGTTTACCTCTAAATGATTCATGTTCATCAAGTTCTGAGCATTTACTTGATGCATCATGTACTAACAGTGAAGTGAGGATTGAAGGCTTGGAGACTCTTGACTATCTTGACAACCTATGTCAAAAAGAGCGCTTCACTGAGCAAGGTGATGCCTTAACGTTTGAGGCTGAGGTAAATGTTCCATTTTTCGACAACTTTCATCAACTCTTAAAAGCGAATAATAGGTTTATGCTGCTTTTTAACTGGCTCAGTTTCACTTACCTTTCCTTTCTATTTATGTTGGTAGAGAGTCCAGTTCAGTTTCTTGTTAGCCAGGTTGAAGCTCTTTCTTATTTTTGAGTGTTCTTAGTTGGtttcccctttttcttttttttcttgttctgaTAGGTGGATCGGGTTTATCTTAGCTCTTCAGATGTGGTAGCTGTTTTTGATCATGAAAGAAAGAGGACATTCATCGTACGAAAGGAGGGACTTCCAGATGTTGGTAAAATTCATTTACTTAACctcatttttaataaaagaaagccattttttattttggcgcCCTTAGAATCATAAGTCTCCCTTATTCTAGGATTAATTTTGCCATCATCATTACAATAAGTCATCCATAACCACTTCAAACTTAATGAAAAAACATAACCTAAAAAAAGCATTGAGAGCTATTTAAAATCATTACCACCCACTAGAGGTGGTCCATGCAAAAGTCTTAACTTCAAAACATTGTTTGTTTGCAGTGGTATGGAATCCATGGGAGAAGAAATCTAAATCGATGGTAGATTTTGGAGATGAAGAATACAAACAAATGCTGTGTGTTAATGGAGCAGCAGTAGAGAAGCCGATTACCTTGAAGCCGGGTGAGGAATGGACAGGGAGGTTGGAACTCTCTGTTGTTCCTTCAAGTTAATGCAAATGAACTGGCTCTTGATCCTAAGGAATTTCTGACAGTACAGTTCTTCCACGTTGAAGGcaaaccataaatatatatatatatatatatatacacactaataAAAAACCATGAGAAGCTGGATTTTTTGTGCTGCTTAATCTTAACTGTATTTTCAAATGTACAAGTTGTTGAATAAGGGCAAGTTCACCAAAGACCTTTGGTAAGCAGTGGGCTTActatttgtttaattgaaaaTGGAGATGCATTTTAGATTTCTCCATTGTTGCTGTGATGTAAAATGTACTTGGATTTTCAAGTCCACCTACAAATTTGTATATTCACTCTATATATAGAGTATATTCTCACTGTTTAGAGGAAAGAATAAGAACTCTAGATCATTTTACGGCATAAAATTGGCTAAGAAAGGAAATTGTTTTCCAACATAAAATTCATTAAGATTTGCATTTTTCGTGCCTTCGGAGCGACCATCTTTTTGCTCTGCCAATGATATTAATCATAAAATTCCATGGAAAAAGATTCAGctaaaagaaaatgagttgggCATCGTTTAGCTGGGTGAAAAAAAATGGGGCAACGAAGCTACTCTTTTTATCAGAGCCAGGTTTCGATCCTGGGACCTGTGGGTTATGGGCCCACCACGCTTCCGCTGCGCCACTCTGATTGTTGAGGTTATtgtgtaataatatttatataacgtTTTAGGTGAACAATCAAGACACAGCGCATAGAAGTGTCTTATTGTATTCCATTATTATCCAACCCCCAAGAGAAACGCATCCATAAAACAGTCAGTTCAGACTTTATTATCCAAAATTccgaaaaagataaaaaataatattttaattttacaaacaagaaaaagaagaaaccaaatCCTCGACCCcacaacaaaaacaacatatatatatataccgaaCTAATAAACATGGTAGGTTTGCACATTCATGAATATTCAACCAATATACATGCAACTAAAATGGGTCAACCAAAAATGGTTATCCAAGAATTAATCCGCAATTCTCAGTACCATCCCAATATTCCTATCTAAAAAGATGAATCCAAATTTTTGGCAAATCAAAATGTTCATCTTTCTTTTAGACAATCCCATATGGTGTTTATCTAAAATGTTTACCTCCCCACCATTCTACTGGCCCCAACTTTCTTCCTTTTCTCAAACACTAAAAAAGAACTCAATCCCaattcaaagtttttttattttttttaatttttttttcttctccctctCTCAAAAATCCAATGTAATTGGTGGATTATGGAAAACTCCAACTACAAAATTCCTTCAGTCTTTGCTTTAATAATTAAACACTCCCAACAGGGTTGTtggaaataaattaatgaaaaagggttatttatttatttatttagaattttaaaaaaattattataatttaagtgGTTTGTAGAATGCCCACACCTCTCAAGGAGAACAGTGATAATGAATTTGGAACAACCAAGATGGACAATCATGGGCATGATGTTAAGGATTTGTGATTAGAGCCATGAAAACAGTGAGGTAGTTCAGAAGTTTGTTGGAGATAGAAAAAgacttgcatatatatatatatatatatatgaagattgGAGATAAGATAAAGAGaggaaattgataaataaatacataaataaagcTTGACTCTGCATGGCACGTCAATATTAATCTAACATAACATTATAATACAAGGCtcaccaattaattaattagataaatataatattgtttaaGGTGATCCTTTTTCCTATAATCtcaatatgaataaattaataaaaaaaacctaattAAATATTCTCATAcctttcacaaataaatttaataaatattttaataggtttaacattattgatattgttttaCAACCATATCCACAAATATACCATGCTTTATATGTTGATtgtttatatatgaaattttcagaacagataaaaggaaaaatactcGTTTTTTGagagacaaaaaaagaaaattaaatacaaatttacaaaaacTTAACTAAAGCTGGCAGGTCAATACATATTAATGTAATTACACTATCaaacttttttcaaaaaattaaaaaaaaaaattacacccTAAAACTAAGTAGCATGtaaaaacaaggaaaagaaaattaaaaatataatgaaggaaactaaatatatggtatatttatttatatataataaaatctagATAATTGTTATTTAAGCATGATTCTCTTTCATATAATATCGTTTTATATGCTACACATGTTCATACGAATatcacaattatatatatatatatatatatattttgatgttgcacaactataattatttgataaagttgtaaaattaagaaaaaggttttttttcttttttctttttttaacactATTATCTACAGCATAATTACCATTCATGTGAGTCAATATCATGATGGTAAAAGAAGATGTATAGATAAAGAAAACTAGCTGAGAAAGATATCAaaaagatgatatatatatatatatatatatctgaattAATTTTCTCTGGCTATTTAgatgatatattttataaagattaaaaaaattatttataattacccAACTTACgattacattaaaaatattgtaattcTAAAACCATTATAATTCTTACTACTTGAGCtcttaagaaacaaaaaaataattagttttgaaattatttCCTTACTGATATGTATATACTGAttttagaaacaaaaacaaaatcccaGAGCTtttattaacatatataaaCAATGGGAATAAGATTCTTTCCAAAACTAAATGACAAAGAATAAGGTACGA comes from Ziziphus jujuba cultivar Dongzao chromosome 6, ASM3175591v1 and encodes:
- the LOC107430124 gene encoding putative glucose-6-phosphate 1-epimerase gives rise to the protein MNHSGSASEQSQRGAVEVVKDKHGIQQVVLQNHRGASVRVSLYGGQVLSWRNDRGEELLFTSSKAIFKPPKAVRGGIPICFPQFGNRGSLEQHGFARNKVWVIDKNPPPLHPNDSIGKAYIDLLLKPSEEDLKIWPHSFEFRLRVSLAADGYLTLISRIRNINCKPFSFSFAYHTYLSISDISEVRIEGLETLDYLDNLCQKERFTEQGDALTFEAEVDRVYLSSSDVVAVFDHERKRTFIVRKEGLPDVVVWNPWEKKSKSMVDFGDEEYKQMLCVNGAAVEKPITLKPGEEWTGRLELSVVPSS